One Anolis carolinensis isolate JA03-04 chromosome 4, rAnoCar3.1.pri, whole genome shotgun sequence DNA window includes the following coding sequences:
- the eny2 gene encoding transcription and mRNA export factor ENY2: MNKDAQMRATINQKLIETGERERLKELLRAKLIECGWKDQLKAHCKDVIKEKGLEHVTVDDLVAEITPKGRALVPDSVKKELLQRIRTFLAQHASL; the protein is encoded by the exons atgaacaaagatgCACAAATGAGAGCAACTATTAACCAAAAGCTAATTGAAACAGGGGAACGAGAGCG CCTTAAAGAATTACTGAGAGCCAAATTAATTGAATGTGGTTGGAAAGACCAGTTGAAAGCACACTGTAAAG ATGTCATCAAGGAGAAGGGATTAGAACATGTCACAGTTGATGATTTGGTGGCAGAAATCACTCCAAAAGGCAGAG CCTTGGTGCCTGACAGTGTAAAGAAAGAGCTCCTACAAAGAATAAGAACATTCCTTGCTCAGCATGCCAGCCTTTGA